The sequence below is a genomic window from Methylotuvimicrobium sp. KM2.
GGTAAATGGTTTGTTAAGTAGGTCGAGCAATGCTTCAAATTTTGAAAAGTCCTCATCTTGAACCGCCGCGCTCAATGCTTGTTCAACCTTGTGGTTACGCGGAATATAAGCCGGATTGACTTGACGCATGGCTTCGGCTCGTTGTGCCGGAGACTCCGTTTCTTGATCGAGACGGATTTGCCAGCGCTCTAACCAATTGTCAAAGTCCGGTGTTTTTGGCAGATAACCATTCAGGTTCGGTTCTGTAGCGGGTCCCTCGGCGATATGACTCAGCGCTCGAAAAACATTGGTGTAGTCGGCTTTATGTTGCTGCATCAATTGAAGCAAGGAATCGATCAGTTGTTTATCGTCCTGTTGCACGGTGGCTAAGCCTAGTTTGCGACGCATGCCCGTCAGCCAAAAATTGTCGAAAATATCCGGAAAGCGATTGATGATTTCAACGGCGATAGCGATTGCCGAGTCTTGCTCGTCATGGAGTAGCGGTAATAAGGTTTCCGCGAACCTTGCTAAATTCCATTGGGCAATTCGTGGCTGATTGCCGAAGGCATAACGGCCAAAATCGTCGATTGAGCTGAATACGGTGTCCGGATTGTACTGATCCATGAATGCGCATGGGCCGTAGTCGATCGTTTCGCCCGATATCGTCATATTATCGGTGTTCATGACGCCATGGATAAAACCGACATGCATCCAACGTGCAATCAGCGACGCTTGCCGTTCTTGAACGGTTGCCAGCAATGCCGAGTAGGGATTCAATGCGGATTTCAAATCCGGGTAATGACGGCCTATTGCGTAGTCGGCTAAAAGCTTGACGGCTTTCCAGTCTTCTCGCATAGCAAAATATTGAAATGTGCCGATGCGAATGTGGCTTGAAGCAACGCGCGTTAATACGGCACCGGGTAGCGGCGTTTCCCGGAATACCGGTTCGCCGCTCGTTACGGCGGCCAGAGCGCGTGTCGTAGGAACGCCGAGTGCATGCATCGCATCACTAATCAAATATTCGCGAAGAACAGGCCCTAATGCGGCACGTCCGTCGCCGCGGCGCGAGAAGGGCGTTTGTCCCGAGCCTTTTAGTTGAATATCCCAGCGCCTGCCGGCGCGATCAATAACTTCCCCGAGTAAAATTGCCCGGCCGTCTCCCAATTGAGGTACGAAGTTTCCGAATTGATGTCCGGCATAAGCCATGGCGAGCGGTTCCGCGCCTTCCGGAACGAGATTGCCGGAAAAGAGTGCCGCCGCGGTTTCGTTATCGAGTTCATCCAGTCCCAAGTCCAACTGATTCGCTAAGTTTCTGTTCAGTTTGATCAAGCGAGGATCTTGTACCGGCGTAGGATTTAAGCGCGTACCGAAACGTTCGGGTAGGCGGGCATAGGTGTTATCGAAGTTAAATGAAGGCATCATGTTTCTATTGGCTTTTAGCAAAGTGTTTGAGTTGGGCTGTGTCAAAAATAACGTCCTAAATAAAAATATAAATTGGACGGTATAATGGTTTAAAAGTTTACTAAAATACTAGGGAATTAGCCAAAAGATATGATTGGATTTAACTGATAAATTAGTCCTGATTAGCAAGATGCTTCTGTTTGCCGAAGCCAAGTGTCCGCGCAGGGGCCAGTCGTAGTCGCTAAAACTAAAATATGCTGTTATCCAAGCTCCAAGCTTGGGTAACCTGTTCAGGAAGCTGAAGCTTCCGGGGTGTTTTTCCCAATCTGGGGCTCTCATCGTTATGCATAAGTTGTAGGGTACGCTGCGCGTACCAAAGCCGTGCCCTGACGGTTCGGTTGGCACATGAACATCGCGGGGTTACCATGGTACGCACAGCGTACCCTACGCGGATCGCCTAGCGCTAGGTGATCCGCGAGTGTTAAGTGACAATAAATGGTATCGAGGTCTCATTGGTTAAGATTGCAAAAAGGTAATTTTTGACTTATGTATAACGATGAGCGCTGGAGCGTGGGAACGAGAATTGCCGCGTATTGAATAGTTGCACTCCGTCCTGCTAGGGATATGCTGATCTTTGGGCTTTAGCTGAAGAAACTTGTTAATCAGGAAATTGGTTAAGGCGGGATAAACAAAAAGCGGTGTATCCGCCGCAGGCGGGCGGATACTATTGTGTAGCTGTTTTATCTAGAGGAGTAACCTTTATTGATCTGCCGGCGCTTCTAACGATTCCGAAGACTTTTCGCTTGCGGGTTGGTCGGCGGCTGGAGATTCTTCGGCCGGGGCGGCTTCTGTTTCGGTTTCAGGTGCTTTTGTTTCACCGAGTTGCGGGGCCGCTGGCGCTTCGATTGGAATCAGGATTTCGACTTGAGCGCCGGCACGCAGGTTTTCCATCATCGTTTGAACTTTTTGACGTTGCAAGTAAGGCGTTATTTGCTCTTTAACTTCTTCTAGCGCCGGCATGGTTTGTTGGCGTGAGTCTTCTCTCAAGATAACGTGCCAGCCGAATTGGGTTTCAACCGGTTCGCTTGTGTATTTGCCGTTTTCAAGCGCTATGACTGCTTCGGAGAATGGCGTTACCATTTGACTTGGTGCAAACCAGCCTAGGTCTCCGCCTTCCGGGCCTGAAGGTCCGGTAGAAGTTTTTTTAGCCAGTTCGTCGAATTTTGCGCCTTTATCGAGTTGTGCGATAATTTTTTTCGCTTCATCCTCGGTTTTTACCAAAATATGACGAGCTTTGTATTCCATGTTGTTTTCGCCGCCGACATTTTTTTCGTATTCGGCTTTAATTTCCTCATCGGTCACCGGATTCGATTTTAGATAGTTTTGTAAGGCGGCCTGCGAAAGCAAGGATTTTCTAACGACGTCCATTCTTTGAATAAACTCGGGCGATTTGTCGAGTTGTTTTTGCAGTGCTTCTTGGACCAGCAATTCCCGTTGAACTAATTCCTCGATTAACTTATCTTTCGGAAAAGATTGGCCTTGGGTGCGTTCGGCAATGTCACTTTCAAGCTCTTGCAATGCGGTTTTGCTGATATAGACGCCGTTGACCGAAGCGACTGCATCGGCTATATCGACTTTGGGCGCCATGGGCGCTGTCGTTGAGGACTGTTGGTTGTCGCAACCGGCTACAAGCGAAGCGCCGATTAAAAAGAATGGAACGAGTTTATTGGTCATTTAGGTTTCCTTTGTAAGTTTCACGGGTTGGTGTATTCGCTGGGGCTCATCGCATTTATGCCTAAGGCATGAATTTGTTGTTTCATCATATCGCCCAACGCTTTATAAATAAGTTGGTGGCGTTGCACCAAGGTCTTACCTTCAAAAGCCTCGGATACGATCGTAACATGGTAATGGCCGCCGCCGCTTTGGGCGCCGATATGGCCGGCATGGGCCGCGCTATTATCTATGATTTCAATTTGCTCGGGCTTGAGTGAGTCGTTGAGCAGTTTTCTAATTACTTCGGTAGTCATTGAGGTAATACCTTTTTAAATGGTTTAACGGTAACCTTTGCGTAAACGCCGGCTTCCAGGTAGGGGTCGGCATCGGCCCATTGCTTGGCTTCTTCAAGATCGGAGAATTCGGCGACGACCAGGCTGCCGGTAAAACCGGCATCTCCCGGATCGTCACAGTCTACGGCGGGATGGGGGCCGGCTAAAATTAATCGGCCTTGGTCTTGGAGTTCTTGTAGCCTGGCAAGATGAGCCGGTCTGGTCGATTTTCTTTTGTCCAAGCTGTTATCGGTATCAGTGCTGATAATTGCATAGAGCACGGTTTATTCCTCGGTATCCGGCATATGTTTATAGAGATAAAGCATTTGTAATACGATAAAAACAACCATCAAACCGGGTACGCCGAAGGTTTTGAAATTAACCCAGTCGTCGGTGTTGAAGTTGTACATCACATAAAGATTGATAAAACCGACGCTGATAAAAAACAAGGCCCACATTAGATTAAGCCGTCGCCAGATCGGCGATGGCAATGTGATATTGGCGGACATGATGCGTTCGATAAACGGTTTTTCGCCGAAGAACTGGCTAGCCAGAAAAGCCAGGCCGAACAGCCATTCGACAATACTCAATTTCCACTTGATGAATTGCTCGTCTTGCAAATAAATTGTTGCGCCGCCCATGACCAGAATTAGCCCCAGTGTGACCCATTGCATCGTTTCGACTTTTCGATATTTAAACCAAGTGAAGGCGACTTGAAGAATGGTTGCGACAATGACTACAGCCGTGGCTATATAGATATCGTAAAGTTTAAACGCGATAAAAAATAAAATGATAGGGAAAAATTCAAAAAGTTGCTTCATGTCGATTCAATTGATGGGTTTATACGTAAAAATCAATACCGGCTACCAATTGAGCGCGCTGATCTTGCATCGGCTGGTTGAGGGTTGTGGTGTAAGCATTGACGGCATTTAATAATCGTGTGTTGATGGGGTTTTCGGTTTTGTCCGCATTAAGCAGGCCGATGTCGGATAATCCGGCATTGTCTAATAACTGTTCTACTTCCTCGGGCGTTTGAGTTGGAATTGCCGAATGTTGTAAGGGCTTATCGGAGTTTGCACGCTTATTATCGGGTTGATTTTGGACAGTATCCTGCTGTCCTGCGTTTTGCGGGTTTAATTTAAGCGCGGAAGTGTTAAGCGAAGTTACATGTATTTCCATGTCAAGGCATAATGCAATGGAAAATTGAGTGCTATTGTAGAATTAATCTGCTTGATTGTACATGCTTGGCAATTGCTTTCTGGTAGAATAATTCAGTTTTAAGGAGGTATTATCGTGGATAAGCAGATTCAAACCGAACTCGAAGCGGCCGCATTCAGACGTTTGCTTGAGCATTTGCAAAGCCATCCGGAAGTTCAGAATATAGATCTAATGATACTGGCCGATTTTTGTCGTAATTGTTTGGCCAAGTGGTATGCCGCAGCCGCTAAAGAAAAGGATATCGAGCTTGATTATGATCAAGCTAGAGAAATTATTTACGGCATGCCTTATGCCGATTGGAAGAAGCGTCATCAAACCGAAGCGACGCCCGAACAGTTAGCGGCCTACGAACTCAAGCAAAAAGGCAAAAAACATGAGTAATGATATATCTTATGATGCAATGTTTTCCGGCATCATCGGGCGTGATTACGACATGCTGCAGCTCATGAGCCCATTATCGGCTGAAATGAGCAAAATAGTCGGTCGTGCAGTCAAACATTATGCCGATAAAGCCGGGCGGTCTTTGAATGTTGTAGAGTTAGGCGGCGGAACCGGTATCACGACGCTGGCTATGTTGTCGTCCAACGACGATGTGATAGTCACAAGCATCGATAGCGAGCCGACGATGCAGAATCAAGCTAAGGAAAACCTAAAGCAATGGGTCGACAATGGACGCCTATTTTTCAAACTTGACGATGCCTATAGCGCATTAACGAAAATGGCTGACAACAGCGCGGATGTTTTGGCAACGGCTTATACGGTTCATAATTTCGAACACAGTTATCGCGAGCGCGTCATCGAACAAATTTTTCGAGTTTTAAAGCCGGGCGGACAATTCATCAATGGCGATCGTTATGCTTTGGACGATATTTTCGAGCATACCCGTACCGTTCAAGAGGAAATCAGCGGTTTTTTCGAGGTATTGATCGGTGAAAATAAACCGGACTTGCTTGAACAATGGATAATCCATTTATTTAACGACGAATCGGAAAATCATGTCATGCGCGAAGGCGTTTCGCTAAAACAGTTGGAGAAAGCCGGTTTTGTCGATATTGCCTTAAATCAACGCATGAAAGTCAATGCCTTGGTTACCGCCGTTAAACCTATTTAACACGAGCTTTTCTCAATAATGAATATCACTGATTACATGCAGTCACTCGGTCGCGAGGCTAGACAAGCCGGCAGAGTTTTAAGCCGTAGCGAAACCGGAATAAAAAATGCGGCCTTGCTGGCCATCGCCGAAGAACTCGAAAATAACCGGGAATATTTGATTCAACAAAACGGCAAAGACGTTCAAGCGGGTATCGACAATGGGCTCGACGCGGCCCTGTTGGACCGATTGGAATTGAAAGACAAAGGCATTGCAGGGATGGTTGAAGGATTGCAACAAGTCGCGGCATTACCCGACCCGGTCGGCGAAATCAACGATATGACCTATCGGCCCTCGGGCATTCAAGTCGGTCAGATGCGCGTCCCGTTGGGCGTGATCGGCATAATTTACGAATCGCGGCCGAATGTTACGGTCGATGCGGCCGCGCTTTGCCTGAAATCCGGCAATGCCTGTATTCTTCGTGGCGGGTCGGAGGCGATCCAATCGAACAAGGCAATCGCCGAATGCATCGGCAAAGGTTTGGAACGGGCTGGCTTGCCTGCTACGGCTGTACAGGTGATCGAAACGACCGACCGCGCGGCGGTTGGCGAATTGATTACGATGTCGGATTTCGTCGATGTGATCGTGCCGCGCGGCGGCAAAGGTTTGATCGAGCGCATATCGAAAGAAGCGACGATTCCGGTTATCAAACACCTGGACGGCATTTGTCATGTCTATATCGACAGCGAAGCCGATCT
It includes:
- a CDS encoding YciI family protein, with translation MLYAIISTDTDNSLDKRKSTRPAHLARLQELQDQGRLILAGPHPAVDCDDPGDAGFTGSLVVAEFSDLEEAKQWADADPYLEAGVYAKVTVKPFKKVLPQ
- a CDS encoding glutamate-5-semialdehyde dehydrogenase; the protein is MNITDYMQSLGREARQAGRVLSRSETGIKNAALLAIAEELENNREYLIQQNGKDVQAGIDNGLDAALLDRLELKDKGIAGMVEGLQQVAALPDPVGEINDMTYRPSGIQVGQMRVPLGVIGIIYESRPNVTVDAAALCLKSGNACILRGGSEAIQSNKAIAECIGKGLERAGLPATAVQVIETTDRAAVGELITMSDFVDVIVPRGGKGLIERISKEATIPVIKHLDGICHVYIDSEADLDKAVSIAVNAKTHRYGVCNAMETLLVHESLASQILPGLSAKYREKGVELRGCLKTCSLIPNCRRAVEEDWQTEYLAPILSIKVVAGFEEAVEHINRYGSAHTDAIVTENYTLARRFLREVDSSSVMVNASTRFADGFEYGLGAEIGISTDKLHARGPVGLNGLTTLKYIVLGDGHIRQ
- a CDS encoding septation protein A translates to MKQLFEFFPIILFFIAFKLYDIYIATAVVIVATILQVAFTWFKYRKVETMQWVTLGLILVMGGATIYLQDEQFIKWKLSIVEWLFGLAFLASQFFGEKPFIERIMSANITLPSPIWRRLNLMWALFFISVGFINLYVMYNFNTDDWVNFKTFGVPGLMVVFIVLQMLYLYKHMPDTEE
- a CDS encoding class I SAM-dependent methyltransferase, which produces MSNDISYDAMFSGIIGRDYDMLQLMSPLSAEMSKIVGRAVKHYADKAGRSLNVVELGGGTGITTLAMLSSNDDVIVTSIDSEPTMQNQAKENLKQWVDNGRLFFKLDDAYSALTKMADNSADVLATAYTVHNFEHSYRERVIEQIFRVLKPGGQFINGDRYALDDIFEHTRTVQEEISGFFEVLIGENKPDLLEQWIIHLFNDESENHVMREGVSLKQLEKAGFVDIALNQRMKVNALVTAVKPI
- a CDS encoding peptidylprolyl isomerase, which encodes MTNKLVPFFLIGASLVAGCDNQQSSTTAPMAPKVDIADAVASVNGVYISKTALQELESDIAERTQGQSFPKDKLIEELVQRELLVQEALQKQLDKSPEFIQRMDVVRKSLLSQAALQNYLKSNPVTDEEIKAEYEKNVGGENNMEYKARHILVKTEDEAKKIIAQLDKGAKFDELAKKTSTGPSGPEGGDLGWFAPSQMVTPFSEAVIALENGKYTSEPVETQFGWHVILREDSRQQTMPALEEVKEQITPYLQRQKVQTMMENLRAGAQVEILIPIEAPAAPQLGETKAPETETEAAPAEESPAADQPASEKSSESLEAPADQ
- a CDS encoding BolA family protein; this encodes MTTEVIRKLLNDSLKPEQIEIIDNSAAHAGHIGAQSGGGHYHVTIVSEAFEGKTLVQRHQLIYKALGDMMKQQIHALGINAMSPSEYTNP
- a CDS encoding DUF1244 domain-containing protein — encoded protein: MDKQIQTELEAAAFRRLLEHLQSHPEVQNIDLMILADFCRNCLAKWYAAAAKEKDIELDYDQAREIIYGMPYADWKKRHQTEATPEQLAAYELKQKGKKHE
- a CDS encoding YdiU family protein, whose protein sequence is MMPSFNFDNTYARLPERFGTRLNPTPVQDPRLIKLNRNLANQLDLGLDELDNETAAALFSGNLVPEGAEPLAMAYAGHQFGNFVPQLGDGRAILLGEVIDRAGRRWDIQLKGSGQTPFSRRGDGRAALGPVLREYLISDAMHALGVPTTRALAAVTSGEPVFRETPLPGAVLTRVASSHIRIGTFQYFAMREDWKAVKLLADYAIGRHYPDLKSALNPYSALLATVQERQASLIARWMHVGFIHGVMNTDNMTISGETIDYGPCAFMDQYNPDTVFSSIDDFGRYAFGNQPRIAQWNLARFAETLLPLLHDEQDSAIAIAVEIINRFPDIFDNFWLTGMRRKLGLATVQQDDKQLIDSLLQLMQQHKADYTNVFRALSHIAEGPATEPNLNGYLPKTPDFDNWLERWQIRLDQETESPAQRAEAMRQVNPAYIPRNHKVEQALSAAVQDEDFSKFEALLDLLNKPFTEQPGCRHYQEPPQPDERVYQTFCGT